From Azospirillum sp. TSA2s, a single genomic window includes:
- a CDS encoding IS630 family transposase, whose amino-acid sequence MAQTVNVIVRAEDRARLAALLGDRNRPLKHIQRVNIIVLSAERLPVQEVARRAGVSRPAVWRWQVRYAEQGIDGLLRDKTRKPGRARLPTATVAKVLALTCSEPPGAVTHWTGRAVAKAVGISLRAVQRIWEANRLQPHRLRTFKRSNDPAFAAKVEDIVGLYMDPPCHAVVLSIDEKSQIQALDRTQPGLPLKPGKCGTMTHDYKRNGTTTLFAALNTLDGTVVGRCLPKHTHKEFIKFLNSVERVVPAGKVIHAIVDNYATHKHPKVLEWLADHPRWVFHFTPTSASWINAVEGFFSIITRRSIRRGVFKSVADLQDAIARYIREHNRESKPFVWTKPADTILDKLSRLPEPFV is encoded by the coding sequence ATGGCCCAGACCGTCAATGTCATCGTTAGAGCAGAGGATCGCGCGCGCTTGGCCGCACTCCTCGGCGACCGCAACCGCCCGCTCAAGCATATCCAGCGGGTGAACATCATCGTGCTCTCGGCCGAACGGTTGCCCGTGCAGGAGGTGGCACGCCGGGCCGGTGTCAGCCGCCCAGCGGTGTGGCGGTGGCAAGTGCGCTACGCCGAGCAAGGCATCGACGGGCTGTTGCGCGATAAGACGCGCAAGCCCGGCCGGGCGCGGCTGCCGACCGCCACCGTGGCCAAGGTGCTGGCGCTGACCTGCTCGGAACCACCCGGCGCGGTGACTCACTGGACCGGCCGGGCGGTGGCCAAAGCCGTTGGCATCAGCCTGCGCGCGGTGCAGCGCATCTGGGAAGCCAACCGGCTTCAGCCGCATCGCCTGCGCACCTTCAAGCGCTCCAACGATCCGGCGTTCGCCGCCAAGGTGGAGGACATCGTCGGCCTCTATATGGACCCGCCCTGCCACGCAGTGGTGCTGTCCATCGACGAGAAGAGCCAGATCCAGGCGCTCGATCGCACCCAGCCGGGTTTGCCGCTGAAGCCCGGCAAATGCGGGACGATGACGCACGATTACAAGCGCAACGGCACCACCACGCTGTTCGCCGCGCTGAACACCCTGGACGGCACCGTGGTCGGCCGCTGTCTGCCCAAGCACACCCACAAGGAGTTCATCAAGTTCCTGAACTCCGTCGAGCGCGTGGTGCCGGCCGGCAAGGTGATCCACGCCATCGTCGACAACTACGCCACCCATAAGCATCCAAAGGTGCTGGAATGGTTGGCCGATCACCCGCGATGGGTCTTCCATTTCACGCCCACCTCGGCCTCGTGGATCAATGCGGTCGAGGGCTTCTTCTCCATCATCACTCGCCGGAGCATCCGGCGCGGCGTCTTCAAGTCCGTGGCCGACCTCCAGGACGCCATCGCCCGCTACATCCGCGAGCACAACAGGGAATCCAAGCCCTTCGTCTGGACCAAGCCGGCCGACACCATCCTCGATAAACTCAGCCGCTTGCCTGAACCTTTTGTATGA
- the cas5c gene encoding type I-C CRISPR-associated protein Cas5c yields the protein MPHRVALRVSGSRACFSSPEFKTERASYGVITPSAARGIFEAVYWRRRLRWVIDQIHVLKPIRFQSLTRNEVGERISAVSVRQAMRDGDFQCLQRNAADIRQRRASTILVNVDYVISAHLSLTDDARTGDRLDEPLTIFRRRAQRGQYFRSPYLGTREFPADVALWEGPAPEHQLPADQRDCDLGQMLLDIDYADNHAARFFHAILRDGIISVPPFVATVRP from the coding sequence ATGCCGCACAGGGTCGCTTTGCGGGTTTCTGGCTCCCGGGCTTGCTTTTCCTCGCCCGAGTTCAAGACTGAGCGCGCTTCTTACGGCGTCATCACGCCTTCTGCCGCCCGCGGAATTTTCGAAGCTGTTTACTGGCGTCGCAGGCTGCGATGGGTCATCGATCAAATCCATGTGCTCAAGCCGATTCGCTTCCAATCGCTGACGCGCAACGAAGTCGGCGAGCGCATTTCGGCTGTCTCGGTGCGCCAAGCCATGCGAGACGGCGATTTTCAATGCCTACAGCGGAACGCCGCCGACATCCGGCAGCGCCGTGCCAGCACCATTCTGGTGAACGTCGACTACGTGATTTCCGCTCACCTGAGCCTGACGGACGATGCCCGAACCGGTGACAGGCTTGATGAACCCCTCACCATCTTTCGTCGCCGGGCCCAGCGCGGTCAATATTTCCGCTCACCTTACCTTGGCACACGCGAGTTTCCGGCCGACGTCGCGCTGTGGGAGGGGCCCGCGCCTGAGCACCAGTTGCCCGCTGATCAGCGCGACTGCGATCTCGGCCAGATGCTGCTCGACATTGATTACGCCGACAATCACGCCGCCCGGTTTTTCCACGCCATTCTGCGCGATGGCATCATCAGCGTTCCGCCCTTTGTCGCGACGGTGCGGCCGTGA
- a CDS encoding TrbG/VirB9 family P-type conjugative transfer protein — translation MGPISRDLMVDQNSTQHLEYQFFTTDSRRNFHIHRAEIALASFLMSVVANYFMVPASALYGCSRKVLWFHPERVYTDGRKTYIQFPSEMRYDESPALVAIGADDKEQLVNYRASGDRYVVDKVLRHAALISGVGGDQTKVEILRERN, via the coding sequence ATGGGTCCTATTTCGCGAGACCTGATGGTGGATCAAAACTCAACACAGCACCTCGAATATCAATTTTTCACAACAGACTCGCGCAGAAATTTTCATATTCACAGAGCGGAAATAGCTCTCGCGTCTTTCCTTATGTCGGTTGTAGCGAACTATTTTATGGTTCCAGCGAGTGCGTTATATGGGTGCTCTCGTAAGGTTTTATGGTTCCATCCAGAGCGGGTCTACACCGACGGGCGCAAGACCTACATCCAGTTTCCCAGCGAGATGCGCTACGATGAGTCCCCCGCCCTGGTGGCGATCGGTGCGGATGACAAGGAACAGCTCGTCAACTACCGGGCCAGCGGCGACCGCTATGTGGTCGACAAGGTGCTGCGCCATGCGGCGCTGATTTCCGGTGTCGGCGGCGACCAGACGAAGGTCGAGATCCTGCGCGAAAGGAACTGA